A genomic stretch from Serratia entomophila includes:
- the trmL gene encoding tRNA (uridine(34)/cytosine(34)/5-carboxymethylaminomethyluridine(34)-2'-O)-methyltransferase TrmL translates to MLNIVLFEPEIPPNTGNIIRLCANTGFQLHLIEPLGFPWDDKRLRRAGLDYHEFASIRRHADYAAFIASENPQRLFALTTKGTPAHSAVSYQAGDYLLFGPETRGLPADILDALPAQHKIRIPMQAQSRSMNLSNAVAVVVYEAWRQLDYAGAAIKA, encoded by the coding sequence ATGCTGAACATCGTTTTATTTGAACCCGAAATTCCACCCAATACCGGCAATATCATCCGCCTGTGCGCCAATACCGGCTTTCAGCTGCATCTGATCGAGCCCCTGGGTTTCCCATGGGACGACAAGCGCCTGCGCCGCGCCGGGCTGGACTACCATGAATTCGCCAGCATTCGCCGGCACGCCGACTACGCCGCCTTTATCGCCAGCGAAAACCCACAGCGGCTGTTCGCACTGACCACCAAGGGCACTCCGGCGCACAGCGCGGTCAGCTATCAGGCCGGCGACTATCTGCTGTTCGGGCCTGAAACCCGCGGGCTGCCCGCCGACATCCTCGACGCGCTGCCGGCGCAGCACAAGATCCGCATCCCGATGCAGGCGCAAAGCCGCAGCATGAACCTGTCGAACGCCGTGGCGGTGGTGGTGTACGAAGCCTGGCGGCAGCTGGACTACGCCGGAGCAGCGATCAAGGCGTAA
- the cpxA gene encoding envelope stress sensor histidine kinase CpxA produces the protein MINSLTARIFAIFWFTLALVLMLVLMVPKLDSRQMTSLLDSEQRQGLMLEQHVEAELQNDPANDLMWWRRLFRAIDKWAPPGQRLILVTSEGRVIGAQRNEMQIVRNFIGQSDNSDHPKKKKYGRVELVGPFSVRDGEDNYQLYLIRPANSPQSDFINLMFDRPLLLLIVTMLISAPLLLWLAWSLAKPARKLKNAADDVARGNLKQHPELEAGPQEFLATGASFNQMVSALERMMTAQQRLISDISHELRTPLTRLQLATALMRRRHGEGHELARIETEAQRLDSMINDLLVLSRGQQKSELSREQLKANELWADVLDNAGFEAEQMGKQLEITSPPGPWTLFGNAGALDSALENIVRNALRYSHTRIAVAFSADQQGVTIVVDDDGPGVSEEDREQIFRPFYRTDEARDRESGGTGLGLAIVEAAVNQHRGWVKAEDSPLGGLRLVLWLPLHHQRRSAKTE, from the coding sequence ATGATCAACAGTTTGACGGCACGCATCTTCGCCATTTTCTGGTTCACGTTAGCCCTGGTGCTAATGCTGGTGCTGATGGTGCCCAAGCTCGACTCCCGCCAAATGACCTCGCTGCTGGACAGCGAGCAGCGGCAGGGGCTGATGCTGGAGCAACACGTCGAGGCCGAGTTGCAAAACGATCCGGCCAACGACCTGATGTGGTGGCGGCGGCTGTTCCGCGCCATCGACAAATGGGCCCCGCCGGGCCAGCGCCTGATCCTGGTCACCAGCGAAGGGCGGGTGATTGGCGCGCAGCGCAACGAAATGCAGATCGTGCGCAACTTCATCGGCCAGTCCGACAACTCTGATCACCCGAAGAAGAAAAAATACGGCCGCGTCGAGCTGGTCGGCCCGTTCTCGGTGCGCGACGGCGAAGATAACTACCAGCTGTATCTGATCCGCCCCGCCAACAGCCCGCAATCCGATTTCATCAACCTGATGTTCGACCGGCCGCTGCTGCTGCTGATCGTCACCATGTTGATCAGCGCCCCGCTATTGCTGTGGCTGGCCTGGAGCCTGGCGAAACCGGCGCGCAAGCTGAAAAACGCCGCCGATGACGTAGCGCGCGGCAACCTGAAGCAGCACCCGGAACTGGAGGCCGGCCCGCAAGAGTTCCTGGCCACCGGCGCCAGCTTCAACCAGATGGTTAGCGCGCTGGAACGCATGATGACCGCCCAGCAGCGGCTGATTTCGGACATCTCGCACGAACTGCGCACGCCGCTGACTCGCCTGCAGCTGGCCACTGCGCTGATGCGCCGCCGCCACGGCGAAGGCCATGAGCTGGCACGCATCGAAACCGAAGCCCAGCGGCTGGACTCGATGATCAACGATCTGCTGGTGCTGTCGCGCGGGCAGCAAAAAAGCGAGCTGTCGCGCGAGCAATTGAAGGCCAACGAGCTGTGGGCCGACGTGCTGGACAACGCCGGTTTCGAAGCCGAACAGATGGGCAAACAGCTGGAGATCACCTCCCCTCCTGGCCCCTGGACACTGTTCGGCAACGCCGGCGCTCTGGACAGCGCGCTGGAGAATATCGTGCGCAACGCCCTGCGCTACTCGCACACGCGCATTGCCGTCGCCTTCAGCGCCGATCAGCAGGGCGTCACCATCGTGGTTGACGACGATGGCCCTGGCGTCAGCGAAGAAGACCGCGAGCAGATTTTCCGGCCGTTCTACCGCACCGACGAAGCGCGCGACCGCGAATCCGGCGGCACCGGCCTGGGCCTGGCGATCGTCGAAGCGGCGGTCAACCAGCACCGCGGTTGGGTGAAGGCGGAAGACAGCCCGCTCGGCGGCCTGCGTCTGGTGCTATGGCTGCCGCTGCATCACCAACGCCGATCGGCTAAGACAGAGTAA
- the cpxR gene encoding envelope stress response regulator transcription factor CpxR codes for MNKILLVDDDRELTSLLKELLEMEGFNIVVAYDGEQALSLLDSSIDLLLLDIMMPKKNGIDTLKELRQHHQTPVIMLTARGSELDRVLGLELGADDYLPKPFNDRELVARIRAILRRSNWSEQQQHVDTGAPTLDVDGLQLNPGRQEASFDGQVLDLTGTEFTLLYLLAQHLGQVVSRELLSQEVLGKRLTPFDRAIDMHISNLRRKLPDRKDGHPWFKTLRGRGYLMVSAT; via the coding sequence ATGAACAAGATTCTGCTAGTTGACGACGACCGCGAGCTCACCTCGCTGTTAAAAGAACTGCTTGAAATGGAAGGTTTTAATATCGTCGTCGCTTACGATGGCGAGCAGGCGTTGTCGCTGCTGGACAGCTCCATCGATCTGTTGCTGCTCGACATCATGATGCCGAAAAAAAACGGCATCGATACGCTGAAAGAGCTGCGCCAACATCACCAGACGCCGGTCATCATGCTGACCGCCCGCGGCAGCGAATTGGACCGCGTGCTGGGCCTGGAGCTTGGCGCCGATGACTACCTGCCCAAACCTTTCAACGATCGCGAACTGGTCGCACGCATTCGCGCCATATTGCGCCGCTCCAACTGGAGCGAACAGCAGCAGCATGTGGACACCGGCGCGCCGACGCTGGACGTCGACGGCCTGCAGCTGAACCCCGGCCGCCAGGAAGCCAGCTTCGACGGCCAGGTGCTGGATCTGACCGGCACCGAATTCACCCTGCTTTACCTGTTGGCGCAACACCTGGGCCAGGTGGTTTCTCGCGAACTGCTGAGCCAGGAAGTGCTGGGCAAACGCCTGACGCCGTTTGACCGCGCCATCGACATGCACATCTCCAACCTGCGGCGTAAGCTGCCGGACCGCAAAGACGGCCATCCGTGGTTCAAAACCCTGCGCGGCCGCGGTTATCTGATGGTATCTGCAACATGA
- the cpxP gene encoding cell-envelope stress modulator CpxP encodes MRKVTALVMASMLAIGSTAAFAADTTSETAQTPGNDAMTRTPGQHHMFDGVSLTEQQRQQMRDLMRQARHDLPGVTVAEMEAMHKLVTADKFDETAVYDQAEKMAQQQVKRQVEMARVRNQMYNLLTPQQKSVLDQKHQQRMQQMEQQISGLQQTSAQKLSTTE; translated from the coding sequence ATGCGTAAGGTGACCGCATTAGTTATGGCATCAATGCTGGCAATAGGTTCTACCGCCGCCTTCGCTGCCGATACTACATCGGAAACTGCTCAGACTCCCGGCAACGACGCGATGACCAGAACACCTGGCCAACACCACATGTTTGACGGTGTCAGCCTGACCGAACAGCAGCGACAGCAAATGCGCGATTTGATGCGCCAGGCCCGCCATGATTTGCCTGGTGTCACTGTAGCTGAAATGGAAGCCATGCATAAACTGGTGACCGCAGACAAATTTGATGAAACCGCCGTTTATGACCAGGCGGAGAAAATGGCCCAGCAACAGGTTAAGCGCCAGGTCGAAATGGCCCGGGTACGCAACCAAATGTATAACCTGCTGACGCCGCAGCAAAAAAGTGTTTTAGACCAGAAACATCAGCAGCGCATGCAGCAGATGGAGCAACAGATTTCTGGTTTGCAGCAAACTTCTGCCCAGAAGTTGAGTACGACTGAGTAG
- the fieF gene encoding CDF family cation-efflux transporter FieF (FieF, a metal efflux transporter, is a member of the CDF (cation diffusion facilitator) family of transporters.), with the protein MEQQYARLVKSAALAATALASMLLLIKIIAWYHTGSVSLLAALVDSLVDIAASLTNLLVVRYSLQPADEEHTFGHGKAESLAALAQSMFISGSALFLFLTGFQHLYTPQTLRDPGVGIAVTVVALISTLILVTYQRWVVRKTRSQAVRADMLHYQSDVMMNGAILIALGLSWYGFQRADALFALGIGVYILYSALRMGYEAVQSLLDRALPDEERQAIIEVVSSWPGVKGAHDLRTRQSGPTRFIQLHLEMEDSLPLRQAHSLAEQVEQALLHRFPGADVIIHQDPCSVVPPGRRGHWEL; encoded by the coding sequence ATGGAACAGCAATATGCGCGCCTGGTGAAGTCCGCCGCGCTCGCCGCCACCGCGCTGGCATCCATGCTTCTGTTGATAAAGATTATCGCCTGGTATCACACCGGCTCGGTCAGCCTGCTGGCGGCGCTGGTGGATTCGTTGGTCGATATCGCCGCCTCCCTGACCAACCTGCTGGTAGTGCGATATTCGCTGCAGCCGGCCGACGAAGAGCACACCTTTGGCCACGGCAAGGCCGAATCGCTGGCGGCGCTGGCGCAAAGCATGTTTATTTCCGGCTCCGCGCTGTTTCTGTTTCTTACCGGCTTCCAACACCTCTACACCCCGCAAACGCTGCGCGATCCCGGCGTCGGCATCGCCGTCACTGTGGTGGCGCTGATCAGCACGCTGATCCTGGTCACCTACCAGCGCTGGGTGGTAAGAAAAACGCGCAGCCAGGCGGTGAGGGCAGATATGCTGCATTATCAGTCAGATGTCATGATGAATGGTGCTATTCTTATCGCTCTTGGGCTAAGCTGGTATGGCTTTCAACGGGCGGACGCGCTGTTCGCTTTGGGGATTGGCGTTTACATCCTCTACAGCGCGCTGCGCATGGGCTATGAGGCGGTGCAGTCGCTGCTGGATCGGGCGCTGCCGGATGAGGAGCGCCAGGCGATTATCGAGGTGGTGTCCTCCTGGCCGGGAGTGAAAGGCGCGCATGACCTGCGCACCCGCCAATCGGGCCCGACGCGCTTCATCCAGCTGCATCTGGAGATGGAAGACTCATTACCGCTGCGGCAGGCGCATAGTTTGGCGGAGCAGGTGGAGCAGGCATTATTGCATCGTTTCCCGGGGGCAGACGTCATCATCCACCAGGATCCCTGTTCCGTGGTGCCGCCGGGCCGCCGGGGGCATTGGGAGCTATAA
- the pfkA gene encoding 6-phosphofructokinase yields MIKKIGVLTSGGDSPGMNAAIRGVVRAALSEGLEVFGIYDGYLGLYEDRMEKLDRYSVSDMINRGGTFLGSARFPEFRDENVRAKAIENLKNRGIDALVVIGGDGSYMGAKRLTEEGFPCIGLPGTIDNDVAGTDYTIGYFTALETVVEAIDRLRDTSSSHQRISIVEVMGRYCGDLTLAAAIAGGCEFIVLPEIEFNREDLVCEIKAGIAKGKKHAIVAITEHICDIDELARHIEQETKRETRATVLGHIQRGGSPVAYDRILASRMGAYAIELLLQGYGGRCVGIQNEKMVHHDIIDAIENMKRPFKGDWLETAKKLY; encoded by the coding sequence ATGATCAAGAAAATCGGTGTACTGACGAGTGGCGGTGATTCGCCGGGTATGAACGCTGCGATCCGCGGCGTTGTGCGTGCTGCACTTTCGGAAGGTCTGGAAGTTTTTGGTATTTACGATGGCTACCTTGGCTTGTACGAAGATCGCATGGAGAAGCTGGACCGCTACAGCGTGTCTGACATGATCAATCGCGGCGGCACCTTCCTCGGTTCGGCGCGTTTCCCGGAGTTCAGGGATGAAAACGTGCGCGCCAAGGCGATTGAAAACCTGAAAAACCGCGGCATCGATGCGCTGGTGGTGATCGGCGGCGACGGTTCCTACATGGGCGCCAAACGCCTGACGGAAGAAGGCTTCCCTTGCATCGGTTTGCCGGGCACTATCGATAACGACGTAGCCGGCACCGACTACACCATCGGTTACTTCACCGCGTTGGAAACCGTGGTGGAGGCGATCGACCGCCTGCGCGACACCTCATCCTCACATCAACGCATCTCGATCGTCGAAGTGATGGGCCGTTACTGCGGCGACCTGACGCTGGCGGCGGCCATTGCCGGCGGCTGCGAGTTCATCGTACTGCCTGAAATCGAGTTCAACCGCGAAGATTTGGTGTGCGAAATCAAGGCCGGCATCGCCAAGGGCAAAAAGCACGCCATCGTGGCGATCACCGAGCACATCTGCGATATCGATGAGCTGGCGCGCCACATCGAGCAGGAAACCAAGCGCGAAACCCGCGCGACCGTGCTGGGCCACATTCAGCGCGGCGGTTCGCCGGTCGCTTACGATCGCATCCTGGCGTCCCGCATGGGCGCATATGCCATCGAACTGCTGCTGCAGGGCTACGGTGGCCGCTGCGTCGGCATCCAGAACGAGAAGATGGTGCACCACGATATCATCGACGCCATCGAGAACATGAAGCGCCCGTTCAAGGGCGACTGGCTGGAAACGGCGAAAAAGCTGTACTGA
- a CDS encoding sulfate ABC transporter substrate-binding protein translates to MRKWGVGLTMVLLASGAMAKDIQLLNVSYDPTREFYQEYNTAFSKHWQQQTGDKVTVRQSHGGSGKQATSVINGIEADVVTLALAYDVDAIAERGRIDKDWIKRLPDNSAPYTSTIVFLVRKGNPKQIHDWPDLIKSGVSVITPNPKTSGGARWNYLAAWGYALHHNNNDKAKAQDFVKSLYKNVEVLDSGARGATNTFVERGIGDVLIAWENEALLAEKELGKDKFEIITPSESILAEPTVSVVDKVVDKRGTRDVATAYLKYLYTPEGQTIAAKNYYRPRDPAVAAKFAEQFPKLKLFTVDDTFGGWTEAQKVHFATGGVFDEISKR, encoded by the coding sequence ATGCGTAAATGGGGTGTAGGTCTGACAATGGTGCTGTTGGCGTCCGGCGCCATGGCGAAAGATATTCAACTGCTGAACGTCTCATACGATCCGACGCGCGAGTTCTATCAGGAATATAACACCGCGTTCAGCAAGCATTGGCAGCAGCAAACCGGCGATAAGGTCACGGTGCGCCAGTCGCACGGCGGCTCCGGCAAGCAGGCGACGTCGGTGATTAACGGCATCGAGGCCGACGTGGTGACGCTGGCGCTGGCCTACGACGTGGATGCCATCGCCGAGCGCGGGCGCATCGACAAGGACTGGATCAAACGTCTGCCGGACAACTCGGCGCCTTACACCTCAACCATCGTGTTCCTGGTGCGCAAAGGTAACCCGAAGCAAATTCATGACTGGCCAGATCTGATTAAATCGGGCGTTTCGGTGATTACGCCGAACCCGAAAACCTCCGGCGGTGCGCGCTGGAACTATCTGGCGGCCTGGGGCTATGCCCTGCACCACAATAACAACGACAAAGCCAAGGCGCAGGACTTCGTGAAGAGCCTGTACAAGAACGTCGAGGTGCTGGATTCCGGCGCGCGCGGCGCGACCAATACCTTCGTTGAGCGCGGGATCGGCGACGTGCTGATCGCCTGGGAAAACGAAGCGCTGCTGGCGGAAAAAGAGCTGGGCAAGGATAAGTTCGAAATTATCACTCCGAGCGAATCCATTCTGGCCGAACCCACCGTCTCGGTGGTGGACAAGGTGGTGGATAAGCGCGGGACCCGCGATGTGGCTACGGCTTACCTGAAGTACCTGTACACGCCGGAAGGGCAGACCATCGCCGCGAAGAACTACTACCGCCCGCGCGATCCGGCCGTTGCCGCCAAGTTTGCCGAACAGTTCCCGAAACTGAAGCTGTTTACGGTGGATGATACCTTCGGTGGCTGGACCGAGGCGCAGAAGGTGCACTTCGCCACTGGCGGCGTGTTCGATGAGATAAGCAAGCGCTGA
- the tpiA gene encoding triose-phosphate isomerase has translation MRHPLVMGNWKLNGSTHMVNELIAGLRHELSSVDGCGVAIAPPVMYLDQAKHALAGSRIALGAQNVDINLSGAFTGEVSANMLKDVGAQYIIIGHSERRTYHKETDEAIAEKFAVLKEAGLIPVLCIGETEAENEAGKTEEVCARQIDAVLKTLGAPAMKGTVIAYEPVWAIGTGKSATPAQAQAVHKFIRDHIAKHDAAVAAEVIIQYGGSVNDKNAAELFAQPDIDGALVGGASLKADAFAVIVKAAAAAKKA, from the coding sequence ATGCGTCATCCATTAGTTATGGGTAACTGGAAACTCAACGGCAGCACCCACATGGTCAACGAACTGATCGCCGGCCTGCGCCATGAGCTGAGCAGCGTTGACGGTTGTGGCGTCGCTATCGCACCGCCGGTAATGTACCTGGATCAGGCCAAGCACGCGTTGGCCGGCAGCCGCATCGCCCTGGGCGCGCAGAACGTGGACATCAACCTGTCCGGCGCCTTCACCGGTGAAGTTTCCGCCAACATGCTGAAAGACGTCGGCGCCCAATACATCATCATCGGCCACTCCGAACGCCGCACCTACCACAAAGAAACCGACGAAGCGATCGCCGAGAAATTCGCCGTGCTGAAAGAAGCCGGTCTGATCCCAGTGCTGTGCATCGGTGAAACCGAAGCAGAAAACGAAGCCGGTAAAACCGAAGAAGTTTGCGCACGCCAGATCGACGCCGTTCTGAAAACCCTGGGCGCGCCGGCCATGAAAGGCACAGTGATCGCCTATGAACCCGTTTGGGCCATCGGCACCGGCAAGTCAGCCACCCCAGCGCAGGCTCAGGCCGTGCACAAATTTATCCGCGATCACATCGCCAAACACGATGCGGCCGTCGCCGCTGAAGTGATCATCCAGTACGGCGGTTCGGTTAACGACAAAAACGCCGCAGAGCTGTTCGCTCAGCCGGACATCGACGGCGCGCTGGTTGGCGGCGCATCGCTGAAAGCCGACGCTTTCGCCGTGATCGTCAAAGCCGCTGCCGCGGCGAAAAAAGCCTGA
- a CDS encoding DUF1454 family protein — MLRKITAIACLLLATASAWADPPDAATATPAAPYLLAGAPTFDLTVVKFREKYNRDNPALPIGEFRAIAAAEDDSPLLTRAASKLNENLYASTALEKGTGKIKTLQITHLPLQQSAEEKAARAIAISYMAALMRQFEPALTVEQSQSKVTNLLEKGKGSRFYQRQVGAIRYVVSDNGDKGVTFAVEPVKLALSEP; from the coding sequence ATGCTGAGAAAAATCACCGCCATTGCCTGCCTGCTGCTGGCGACCGCCAGCGCCTGGGCCGATCCGCCGGATGCCGCCACTGCGACACCCGCAGCCCCCTACCTGCTGGCCGGGGCGCCAACTTTCGATCTGACGGTGGTGAAATTCCGCGAAAAATATAACCGCGACAACCCGGCGCTGCCGATTGGCGAATTTCGCGCCATCGCGGCCGCCGAAGACGACTCGCCGCTGCTGACCCGCGCCGCCAGCAAGCTCAACGAGAACCTGTATGCCTCCACCGCGCTGGAAAAAGGCACCGGCAAAATCAAAACGCTGCAGATAACCCACCTGCCGCTGCAGCAAAGCGCCGAAGAAAAGGCCGCGCGCGCCATCGCCATCAGCTATATGGCGGCGCTGATGCGCCAGTTTGAACCGGCGCTGACGGTGGAGCAAAGCCAAAGCAAAGTCACCAACCTGCTGGAAAAAGGCAAAGGTTCGCGCTTTTACCAGCGGCAGGTCGGCGCCATTCGCTATGTGGTGTCGGACAACGGCGATAAAGGGGTAACCTTCGCGGTTGAACCGGTTAAGCTGGCGCTATCCGAGCCTTAG
- a CDS encoding DUF805 domain-containing protein, which yields MTLQQWCFSFKGRIGRRDFWIWIGAWLVLMAAAFTLANYQLVAIQSIAFFIVALLWPTAAVLVKRLHDRNKAGWWALLLILAWMLAAGNWQMLAPLWQWGVGRFIPTLIIVMMLIDLGAFVGTPGDNKFGPEAEPVKFRAR from the coding sequence ATGACGTTACAGCAGTGGTGTTTTTCTTTTAAGGGTCGCATCGGGCGGCGTGACTTCTGGATCTGGATAGGCGCCTGGCTGGTGCTGATGGCGGCGGCCTTTACGCTGGCGAATTATCAGCTGGTGGCGATTCAGTCGATCGCATTCTTTATCGTGGCGCTGCTGTGGCCGACGGCGGCGGTGTTGGTCAAGCGTCTGCACGATCGCAACAAGGCCGGTTGGTGGGCGCTGTTGCTGATCCTGGCATGGATGCTGGCGGCCGGCAACTGGCAGATGCTGGCGCCGCTCTGGCAATGGGGCGTCGGGCGTTTCATTCCGACGCTGATTATCGTGATGATGCTGATTGATTTGGGCGCCTTTGTCGGCACCCCCGGCGATAACAAGTTCGGCCCGGAGGCCGAACCGGTGAAGTTCCGCGCTCGATAA
- the fpr gene encoding ferredoxin--NADP(+) reductase, with translation MAEWVNGKVTQVEQWTDGLFSITVNAPVDPFTAGQFAKLALEIDGERVQRAYSYVNAPSDPNLEFYLVTVPEGKLSPRLNQLRPGSEVMITKEAAGFFVLDEVPECETLWMLATGTAIGPYLSILQEGIGLDRFKNLVLVHAARFARDLSYLPLMQQLQQRYNGKLRIQTVVSREEAAGSLTGRVPALIEDGRLEAAIGLTINAETDHVMLCGNPQMVRDTQQTLKDQRQMRKHLRRKPGHITSEHYW, from the coding sequence ATGGCTGAATGGGTTAACGGCAAGGTTACACAGGTGGAACAATGGACTGACGGGTTGTTCAGCATCACCGTCAATGCGCCTGTCGATCCCTTTACCGCCGGGCAGTTTGCCAAACTGGCGCTGGAAATCGACGGCGAGCGCGTGCAGCGCGCCTATTCCTACGTCAACGCCCCCAGCGATCCCAACCTGGAGTTTTATCTGGTTACCGTGCCCGAAGGCAAACTGAGCCCAAGGCTCAATCAGCTGCGGCCCGGTTCGGAGGTGATGATCACCAAAGAGGCCGCCGGTTTCTTCGTGCTGGACGAAGTGCCCGAATGTGAAACGCTGTGGATGCTGGCGACCGGCACCGCCATCGGCCCTTACCTTTCCATCCTGCAGGAAGGTATCGGGTTGGACCGCTTCAAAAACCTGGTGCTGGTGCATGCCGCCCGTTTTGCGCGCGATCTGAGCTACCTGCCTCTGATGCAGCAACTGCAGCAGCGCTACAATGGCAAGCTGCGCATTCAGACCGTCGTCAGCCGCGAAGAGGCGGCCGGCTCACTGACCGGGCGCGTGCCGGCGCTGATCGAAGATGGCCGCCTGGAGGCGGCGATAGGTTTGACCATCAACGCCGAAACCGACCACGTGATGCTGTGCGGCAACCCGCAGATGGTGCGGGATACCCAGCAAACCCTGAAGGACCAGCGCCAGATGCGCAAGCACCTGCGCCGCAAACCCGGCCATATCACCAGCGAACACTACTGGTAA
- a CDS encoding helix-turn-helix transcriptional regulator: MKTPELILLQLESLGPQSAKMLADRLDITPMGIRQHLQSLEKRELVCYEESRIKVGRPTRYWSLTHQGYASIAASEHRPPTHAQLFGNEGLAPLLCARADRLYQRYADALAAEASHLDKLARLVRLRQHDGYMAELVEHPQGVLLVENHCPIGVAAASCSSLCNAELQLFHRLLGNGYQIDRMAHAISGSRHCAYLIRPREL; the protein is encoded by the coding sequence ATGAAAACACCAGAGCTGATTTTATTGCAGTTAGAGAGTCTTGGCCCGCAGTCGGCCAAAATGCTGGCGGATCGTCTGGACATTACGCCGATGGGCATTCGACAGCATCTGCAATCCCTGGAAAAACGTGAGCTGGTTTGTTACGAGGAGTCGCGCATCAAGGTTGGCCGCCCTACGCGCTACTGGTCTTTGACCCATCAGGGTTACGCCAGCATCGCCGCCAGCGAGCACCGGCCGCCAACGCACGCACAGCTGTTCGGCAACGAAGGCCTGGCGCCGCTGCTCTGCGCGCGCGCAGACAGGCTGTACCAGCGCTACGCCGACGCGTTGGCCGCCGAGGCCAGCCATCTGGATAAACTCGCCCGCCTGGTGCGCCTGCGGCAACATGACGGCTATATGGCCGAGCTGGTGGAACATCCGCAGGGCGTGTTGCTGGTAGAGAACCACTGCCCGATTGGCGTGGCGGCCGCCTCTTGCAGCAGCCTGTGCAATGCGGAACTGCAGCTGTTTCACCGCCTGTTGGGCAACGGCTACCAGATAGATCGCATGGCGCATGCCATCTCCGGCTCACGACATTGTGCTTATTTGATTCGACCACGGGAGCTTTAG
- the emrD gene encoding multidrug efflux MFS transporter EmrD produces MRKIENFHLLVMLILLVAVGQMAQTIYVPVIADIAHDLSVRTGAVQRVMAAYLMTYGFSQLIYGPLSDRIGRRPVILAGMMIFLVGALGALLSSNLTMLVAASAIQGMGTGVAGVMARTMPRDLYAGTALRYANSLLNMGILVSPLLAPVIGGALAMVFGWRACYAFLLALCAGVAFAMLRWLPETRPALTEKRRMLASFRQLLTDSTFSCYLVMLIGALAGIAVFEASCGVLMGGVLGLSGLTVSILFILPIPAAFFGAWYAGRDGKTFHGLMWHSVISCLLAGLMMWIPGWFGVMNIWTLIVPAALFFFGAGMLFPLATTGAMEPFPYLAGAAGALVGGMQNMGSGLATWLSAMLPQTGQFSLGLLMFAMALLILLCWWPLSNRMQHQGHTA; encoded by the coding sequence ATGAGAAAAATTGAAAACTTTCACCTGTTGGTGATGCTTATCCTGTTGGTGGCCGTCGGCCAGATGGCGCAAACCATTTATGTTCCCGTTATTGCCGATATCGCGCACGACTTGTCGGTTCGTACCGGCGCGGTGCAGCGCGTGATGGCGGCCTATCTGATGACCTACGGCTTTTCCCAGCTGATTTACGGCCCGTTGTCGGACCGCATCGGCCGCCGGCCGGTGATCCTGGCGGGCATGATGATATTTCTGGTCGGCGCGTTGGGCGCGTTGTTGTCCAGCAACCTGACGATGCTGGTGGCCGCCAGCGCCATCCAGGGCATGGGCACCGGCGTGGCGGGCGTGATGGCGCGCACCATGCCGCGCGATCTGTATGCCGGCACCGCGCTGCGCTACGCCAACAGCCTGCTGAATATGGGCATTCTGGTCAGCCCGCTGTTGGCGCCGGTGATTGGTGGCGCGCTGGCGATGGTGTTTGGTTGGCGCGCCTGCTATGCCTTCCTGCTGGCGCTGTGCGCAGGGGTCGCCTTCGCCATGCTCCGCTGGCTGCCGGAAACCCGGCCGGCGTTGACGGAAAAGCGCCGCATGCTGGCCAGCTTCCGCCAACTGCTGACGGACAGCACCTTCAGCTGTTACCTGGTGATGTTGATCGGCGCGCTGGCGGGCATCGCGGTGTTTGAGGCCAGCTGCGGCGTACTGATGGGCGGCGTGCTGGGGCTGAGCGGTCTGACGGTCAGCATTCTGTTTATCCTGCCGATCCCGGCGGCGTTCTTCGGCGCCTGGTACGCCGGGCGCGACGGCAAGACCTTCCACGGCCTGATGTGGCACTCGGTGATCAGCTGCCTGTTGGCGGGGCTGATGATGTGGATCCCGGGCTGGTTCGGGGTGATGAATATCTGGACGCTGATCGTGCCGGCGGCGCTGTTCTTCTTCGGCGCCGGCATGCTGTTTCCGTTGGCCACCACCGGGGCGATGGAGCCGTTCCCTTATCTGGCGGGCGCTGCGGGCGCACTGGTCGGCGGCATGCAGAACATGGGCTCCGGCCTGGCGACCTGGCTTTCCGCCATGCTGCCGCAGACCGGGCAGTTTAGCCTGGGCCTGCTGATGTTCGCGATGGCGCTGCTGATTTTGCTGTGCTGGTGGCCGCTGTCCAACCGGATGCAGCATCAGGGACACACCGCATAA